The Streptomyces sp. NBC_00576 genome contains the following window.
CGGAGGTCATCGCCGCGGCCGGCTTCTGCATCCCGCTGGCCTTCCAGCGCGTCGGGGACGTGTGGAACACCTGGTCGACGTACCGCCGTCTCAGCCCCCTGTGGCGGGAGCTCGCCCCGCTGTCGGACCACGGCGACCGCGCGGTCCGGATCGCCTGGTGGTCACCGGCCGAACTCCAGGTCACCCAACGGGAGTCCGACATCCACGACGGCATGCTCAGCCTGTACCCGTACTTCGACCCGACCGTCCGGGCAAGCGCCTACGAAGCAGCCCGCGCCGCGGGTTCCTCCCCCGAGGGCGCCCGAGCCGAGGCGGACGCGGCCATGGTGACGGCGGCCTTACGGGCTCGGGCGGCAGACCCGGAGGGCAGGGTCATCAGCGAGGCGGCGGCAGAGGACGACGGGCCTCCGACGGCAACTGAGGGCCCGCGTGACCTGGTGGCCATGTCCCACGCCCTGCACCGGTCTCCGGTGGTCGCCGACGTACGGGAGGGAAGGGGCTTTTAGGGGCGCGGGGAACTGCGGGACCAGCCACAACGTGCCCGCGGCCGAAACTCTACGTCGCACTGCGCTCGCTCACCTCGCGCAAGCCCTGTTCCACCACCTGCCCGGGCCGCCCATCAACCAGCAACTCCCGCCAATGCTCCCGACTCCACGCCGCCGGCGCACTCCCCCCGGTGAACTCCTCGACAAGAGAGACAAACCGCGCCGGATCACTGTGGAACGGAAAATGCCCCGCCCCCTCGAAAATCTCCAGCCGGCTCCCGGGCATCGCCTCGTGCGCCCCGTACGCGTGCCGCACCGGCACCACGCTGTCCCGGTCCCCCCACAGCAACATCGTCGGCATGCCCTCGGTGAGATAGCACCGATCGAGCATCGTCACGACCTGCCCCCGCCAGTCGACCACCGCCCGCAACGTACGGATGAAGGCGTTGCGCGACGTCTCGTCGGGCAACGCGTCCACGAGGGTCAGCAACTCGGGCGCGTCCTGCCCCAGATCGGTGTCCAAAAGCCTCATCAACCGTACAGCGAGACCCACTTGGAGCCGCATGCCCGGCAACCGCAGCGCGGACAGCGCGAGATGGGCGCCGGGCAGTGAGACCGCCCGCAGGACGGGGTTGACCTCGCGGCCCACGCCGCCCGCGCTGACCAGGATGAGCCGCTCGGTGCGCTCGGGGAACTGGTAGGCGAACTGCATGGCCACCCCGCCGCCGAGGGAGTGTCCGACGAGCGTCGCGGACTCGATGCCGAGGGTGGTGAGCAGATCGCGCACGCCGTTGGCGTAGGCGGCCACCGAGTAGTCGGCGCGCGGCTTGTCGGAGGCTCCGTGGCCGAGCAGGTCGGGGGCGATCACGGTGTGGCTGCGGGCGAGGTCGGGGATCAGCTCGGCCCAGGTCGCCGAGGAGTCGCCGATGCCGTGGATGAGGACGAGCGCGGGACCCTCGCCGGCCATGCGGAAGGCCCGGCGATATCCGTGGACGACGCGGTACCGCAGTTCCAGCTCACCGTCGCCCACCGGTCGCAGCCGTACGGCGCGTGCCGGTCCGTGACGCGGGATGTCCGTCACGCCGCTCACCTCCCCGCTTCCTGTGCCCTGAACTCCTCGCCGAAAACCCTTTCCCCTCAGCGTAGAACCCCATTCTCACGAGGCGTTTCGATGACGTTTCGCCTCCGCTAAGCGAGCGAACCGACGTGTATCGAAACGGGATTGTCAGTGGCGGGCGGCAAGCTGGGAGGTGCAGAGATGAGCACAGATGACGCCGACATGGGGAGAGCCGTCCGATGCCGACCGCCGTACTGACCGACCGTGAGCGCACCGCCGTCCAGGCCTACTTGCGGCTGCTGCACACCGTCCGCGCAGCCTTCGACGTACCGCCTGGCAGCCGCCGACCACCCGTCGTGCCGCCCGCCGTCCTGGCGGAGGCGGAAGCGGCTCTGGCGGAGGCGGGCCTGACGGGCAACGAGGAGAGGTTCTTCCAGTTGCTCAGACAGGCTGGTGCGGCACACTGACCGCCGTGCCCAGCAGCCCGTTTCGAACGGTCCAGCGCCCGTCGAAGTACCCGCGTTCCCGGCCGTCGACGACCGGTCCGGGCACCAGCAGGCGGGCCCGGAAGGTTCCGCACGGATGCGGGCCGGAGGCGGCCGTGAACTCGATGTCGGCCTCGCTGAAGTCCAGCCACTTGCCGGTGAGCGGGAACCACGCCTTGTAGACCGACTCCTTGGCACTGAACAGCAGCCGGTCCCAGTGCACAGGGGCACCGTGCCCGCCCGGGCCGGCCGCCGCCAGTGCACGCAGGTGCACCTGTTCCGCGGGCAGGGACACGGAGTCGAGGACGCCTTCGGGCAGCGGTTGGTGGGGTTCGGCGTCGATGCCGATCGAGGCCAGGTCGGTGGCGCGGACCAGTGCGGCGGCGCAGTAGCCCTCGCAGTGGGTCATGCTGCCGACCAGACCGGCCGGCCACTGCGGGGCGCCCCGCTCACCGGGCAGCACGGGCTGCGGCGGCACGCCGAGCTTCTCCATTGCGCGGCGTGCACACCCGCGTACGAGGGTGAACTCTCGGACGCGCTTGGGCACCGCCCGGCTCACGAGCGCCTGCTCCTCGGGATACAGCGTCGTGCCCCCGGGCCCACCGGCCCCGTACGCGCCGTCGGCCGTCTCGTCACCGTACGTTTCCACGGCCACGACCGTGGCCGGAAGCAGCTCCTCGATCACCGGATCCGACCTCCATCGGCAGTATGCGGCGCAGCCTTCCCGGGTCTCCCGGTCGCTTCTGCCATTCGCGGGGGTAGCCCACGGACACTTCTTCGAAGCGGACGCCCTCGTGCCAGGTGGTCCGAGGGATGTGCAGATGGCCGTAGACCATGGTCGCGACGCGGAACCGGCGGTGCCAGTCGGCGGTCAGCGTGGTGCCGCACCACATGGCGAACTCGGGGTGCCAGAGGACGTCTGTGGGGTGCCGGTCCAGCGGATAGTGGTTGACGAGCACCGTCGGCAGGTCCTCGGGCAGCTCGGCGAGCCGCCGCTCGGTCCGGGCCACCCGGGCCCGGCACCAGGCCTCACGGGTCGGATACGGGTCGGGGTGCAGGAGGTACTCGTCGGTGCAGACGATGCCCGTGCTCTCCGCGTACGCCAGCCCCTCCTCCTTGGTCGCGCAGCCCTGCGGCAGGAAGGAGTAGTCGTAGAGGAGGAACAGCGGCGCGACGACCACCGGGCCGTCGGGGCCCTCCCACACGGGGTACGGGTCCTCGGGCGACGTCACACCCAGCTCACGGCACAGGTCGACCAGGTGTTCGTAGCGGGCGACTCCACGCAGGGTGACCGGGTCCTTGGGGTGGGTCCACAGTTCGTGGTTGCCGGGCGCCCAGATCACCTTGCGGAATCGGCCGGCGAGGGTTTCCAGGACCCAGCGGATGTCGGCCACCGACTCCGACACGTCGCCGGCGACCAGCAGCCAGTCGTCGTCCGTCTCCGGGCGCATCTGTTCGACCAGGGCGCGGTTCTCCGGGTAGCCGATGTGCAGATCACTGATCGCCAGCAGCTGTCCGGCACCGCCGGCCGTCGTCTCCACTCCAGCCCCTTCCCTATCCGAACTCCGCCCTCGCGAGCGCACGTTCGGACCCACAAGAACACATCACCGGCAGCCGGACAAGTACGGCTTCCGGCCCTCCCGCCGCCCTCTCGGCGCAGCTCACCGGGCGGGCCGAAGATCATTACAGGGGACCACGGTTGGTGCACAAGGCAACACACGGGGTACTGCTGTCAATTCCGTAACACGCGCGTAGCAGGAACAGGGTCTGCGGAGCCTTATGATCGCCTCAACACTTCCGCCAAAAACCCGGTTCGCACCCGGCGGCTTGTCGTGTTCCCAAATCTCCCCTGGCCGGGCTCGGCCTTGCTCTGCCGCGCCCGTGAACCCTGAAAGGTGGCCCTGCATGGTCTCTCGCGTACGCGTCTGGCTCAACCGCACGTACGCGGAGAACGTGTTCTTCATGGAACAGCTGCGGAGAAATCCCAGCGACCGCGCGGTCGAGATCCACGCCACCCACGGGGACGCCGACTCCCCCGTCCTGGCCGCCGCCGACACCGCCGCCATGGAGCCCGAGGGCCTGTCACCCGCCGCGTACGTGGAGTACGCGCTCGACCAGTGCGACCGCCGCGAGATCGACGTGTTCGTGCCGCGGCTGCACCAGGACGCGATCGTCGAGCACCGCGCGGACTTCGAGGCCGTCGGCACCAAGCTGCTCGCGCCGACGCCCGAGGCGGTGGCCGTCTTCCAGGACAAGGCGACCGCGTACCAGGCCGTCGAGGCGGTCGGTGTTCCGGTGCCGCCGTGGTGGCGGGTGCGCAGCGCCGACGAACTCCTCGTCGCCGTCGAGCAGTTGGAGGCCGACGGGCACAAGGCGTGCTTCAAGCCGGCGGCGGGCGCGGGCGGGGTGGGCTTCCGCGTGATCACGCGCGCCCCCTTCTCGATGTCGCACCTCAACGGGTTCCCCACCCCCTACGTCCAGTTGGACATGGTCCTCGACGTGCTGCAGAACACGGAGGAGGACGTCGACTGGCTGGTGATGCCCCGTCTGGAGCAGCCGGAGGTGTCCGTCGACTGCCTCACCGGCCCCGACTCGCGCATCCGGATGGCGATCGGCCGCACCAAGAACGGCCGGCGGCGCGGCTTCACCCTCGACGAGGCCTGGCTGCAGCCCGCGCGGCTCATCGCCGAGGGTTTCGGGCTGCACCACCTGAGCAACATCCAGTTCCGGATGTACGAGGACCGGCCGGTCCTGATGGACGTCAACACGCGGCCGGCCGGCGGCCTGCACCAGCTCCAGCTGTGCGGCATCAACGCCCCTTGGGCGGCAGTGCAGTTGGCGCTCGGCGAGGACCCGGGCGATCTGGTGCCGCCGTTCCTCGGCCAGGACTACGCGGTGATCTCCGCACCGCGCCCGGTGCGCACGGTGTCGGCACCCGCGGACGAGGTCCCGGCGCCCACGCTGTCCGCCGTACCCGCGCGCACTCCGGAGCAGCCGGAACCGGAGGCCGTCGAGACGTCGGCCGGGGCGGCTGCGGGGGCATCGGCCTAGCCCGGGCCTTCCACGCCACCAGGGCCCGGTCATGGCGAAGCATCCTGACGCCATGACCGGGCCCGACCCGGCTGCGACTGCGGTGTGCGGGGCTGCCGGCCGTTGCCAGCGATCGTCACCGCCACCCCGGCGACCGTCACCTGGCTGTCCTTCCCTCAGCCCTTCCGTAAAGGGTGGGGGGAGCTGCGGCTGGGCCCGTACGTCTTCGCCTGCCCCGCCTACGAGGCCGCGCTGAGCGCTCCGCTGGAAGAGCGGTGCTGAACCTGCGGGCCGGTGGGAGGCTGGGTCGCGCACCCGACTTCACCAGAGAGCCGGTCGGGCATGCGAAGGGCGAGCCGCACAGCGACCCGCCCTTGCCCCTACTGCCCTGCCGACTCCTACTTGCCCACCGTCAGCCGCAGCGTCTGCACCTCGAACGGCCGCAGCGTCACCGCCACCGAGTCACCGTCGACGGCCGCCTCGGACAGTGGCCGCTCCAGCAGGTCGGTGATCTTGGCGCCAGTCAGCGGGAAGCCCGTGCACAGCACGCCCTCCGCCCGGCCGCCGCGCGACTCGTAGAGGCGGACGACGACGTCGCCGGACGCGTCGTCGGCGAGCTTGACCGCCTCGATCGTGACACCGTCGCCGTCCGCCCACACGACCGGCTCCGGAGCACCCCCGGCATCCGCGACGCGCAGCGGAAGGTTGAGGGAGTAGCCCTCGGCGACCGCGTCCTCGATGCTCGCGCCGGGCAGCAGCGAGTACGTGAAGCGGTGCTTGCCCTGGTCGGCCCCGGGGTCCGGGATGCGCGGGGCGCGCACCAGCGACAGGCGGACCGTGGTGGTCGTACCGCCGTCCTCGCGGACCGTGCGGGAGACGTCGTGGCCGTACGTCGAGTCGTTGAGGACCGCGACGCCGTAGCCGGGCTCGGCGAGGTGCACCCAGCGGTGGCCGGAGACCTCGAAGCGGGCCGACTCCCAGGTGGTGTTGGTGTGCGTGGGCCGCTGGACATGGCCGAACTGGATCTCCGCGCTGGAGTGGGCCGCGCGGATGTCCACCGGGAAGGCGGCCTTGAGGATCTTCTCCGCCTCGTGCCAGTCGATCTCCGTCTCGAAGTCGATCCGGGGACTGCCGGCCCGCACGGTGATCGTCTGGACGATCTTCG
Protein-coding sequences here:
- a CDS encoding alpha/beta fold hydrolase, which codes for MTDIPRHGPARAVRLRPVGDGELELRYRVVHGYRRAFRMAGEGPALVLIHGIGDSSATWAELIPDLARSHTVIAPDLLGHGASDKPRADYSVAAYANGVRDLLTTLGIESATLVGHSLGGGVAMQFAYQFPERTERLILVSAGGVGREVNPVLRAVSLPGAHLALSALRLPGMRLQVGLAVRLMRLLDTDLGQDAPELLTLVDALPDETSRNAFIRTLRAVVDWRGQVVTMLDRCYLTEGMPTMLLWGDRDSVVPVRHAYGAHEAMPGSRLEIFEGAGHFPFHSDPARFVSLVEEFTGGSAPAAWSREHWRELLVDGRPGQVVEQGLREVSERSAT
- a CDS encoding 4'-phosphopantetheinyl transferase family protein, which encodes MIEELLPATVVAVETYGDETADGAYGAGGPGGTTLYPEEQALVSRAVPKRVREFTLVRGCARRAMEKLGVPPQPVLPGERGAPQWPAGLVGSMTHCEGYCAAALVRATDLASIGIDAEPHQPLPEGVLDSVSLPAEQVHLRALAAAGPGGHGAPVHWDRLLFSAKESVYKAWFPLTGKWLDFSEADIEFTAASGPHPCGTFRARLLVPGPVVDGRERGYFDGRWTVRNGLLGTAVSVPHQPV
- a CDS encoding metallophosphoesterase family protein; translation: METTAGGAGQLLAISDLHIGYPENRALVEQMRPETDDDWLLVAGDVSESVADIRWVLETLAGRFRKVIWAPGNHELWTHPKDPVTLRGVARYEHLVDLCRELGVTSPEDPYPVWEGPDGPVVVAPLFLLYDYSFLPQGCATKEEGLAYAESTGIVCTDEYLLHPDPYPTREAWCRARVARTERRLAELPEDLPTVLVNHYPLDRHPTDVLWHPEFAMWCGTTLTADWHRRFRVATMVYGHLHIPRTTWHEGVRFEEVSVGYPREWQKRPGDPGRLRRILPMEVGSGDRGAASGHGRGRGNVR
- a CDS encoding ATP-grasp domain-containing protein; the protein is MVSRVRVWLNRTYAENVFFMEQLRRNPSDRAVEIHATHGDADSPVLAAADTAAMEPEGLSPAAYVEYALDQCDRREIDVFVPRLHQDAIVEHRADFEAVGTKLLAPTPEAVAVFQDKATAYQAVEAVGVPVPPWWRVRSADELLVAVEQLEADGHKACFKPAAGAGGVGFRVITRAPFSMSHLNGFPTPYVQLDMVLDVLQNTEEDVDWLVMPRLEQPEVSVDCLTGPDSRIRMAIGRTKNGRRRGFTLDEAWLQPARLIAEGFGLHHLSNIQFRMYEDRPVLMDVNTRPAGGLHQLQLCGINAPWAAVQLALGEDPGDLVPPFLGQDYAVISAPRPVRTVSAPADEVPAPTLSAVPARTPEQPEPEAVETSAGAAAGASA